The segment ACAACTAAACCGATCGGTCAAGGAACAGGGATGGGCATGTCGATTAGTTATCAAATTGTGACTGAAAAGCATCGTGGGCAGATCATTTGTCACTCTACTCCTGATCACGGGACTGAATTTGTAGTTCAGATTCCGATCCACCAAATCCGCCCTCAACAGTAGATTGGATGCGCCCAAGTAGGGTGATGACATTGAAGTGAAGAAGCTGCTGAGATTTTCTTCATCAGCGTACGATGCAAACTCCAAGTTCTATCAATTAACTTTGCTATGAAATGTCTTGTTGTCATTGCTCATCCACTTCCAGATAGCTTGTGCTACACCATGGCACATTCTGCGATCGCGGCACTCACTGCCGCAGGTCACGAAGTCGAAATCGAGGATCTCTATCAAAACAGCTTCTCTCCAGTGATCACGAGCAGTGAACGTCAAAGCTATTTTCAGCCTCCGTTCGATGCAACGACTGTTCAGCCACAGGTTGAACGGTTGCTTGCTGCTGAAGCAGTTGTGCTTGTCTTTCCAACCTGGTGGTTTAGTCTACCTGCCATTCTCAAAGGTTGGTTTGATCGAGTGTGGT is part of the Leptolyngbya boryana PCC 6306 genome and harbors:
- a CDS encoding NAD(P)H-dependent oxidoreductase, translating into MKCLVVIAHPLPDSLCYTMAHSAIAALTAAGHEVEIEDLYQNSFSPVITSSERQSYFQPPFDATTVQPQVERLLAAEAVVLVFPTWWFSLPAILKGWFDRVWSPGLAFDHAPQPGGLLQPKLHNLQRALAITSLNSPWWVDYLLLWQPVKRVLKMAILGMCAPRCRFGMLTCYEAESLTQEKVERFCSQIQKTIHKWSAS